A window from Canis aureus isolate CA01 chromosome 23, VMU_Caureus_v.1.0, whole genome shotgun sequence encodes these proteins:
- the SYTL2 gene encoding synaptotagmin-like protein 2 isoform X4 — MPERHCIPARMVNPASTVIDTWENTRKSTVSPAKQRKNPFNSSKLPEDHLSQQTKGETSKNGKAGFSQTSKEGELSEAKEKSPIPDISSQNLEKPKQTFPGPENGSPIKAPIPKARRMLHKSQELKQDDKQSFPRQGTDSLSTRGAPKGILKRNSSSSSTDSETVRFHQNFEPKSKIVSPGLTIHERLSEKEHSLEDDSSSHSPEPLKHVRFSAVKDELPQIPGLSHGREVGEFSVLESDRLKNGTEDNVDVDEFWNDAKPSQSRKPLPLHQSASSPSASENETHQLVTSGSFPISEHQSPSEVLTARPESIENPPTINEQKAKSSELSRLESELSKSPADGLSSVEPEPFQVPDHSSRDHQQGKPPLLKALKARTSSHSGPFATEIRKTTDDSISKVLDWFNRSSHSEDNKSSLQHPQRIESKEETNSESQTATVLVTDDTSVKENGSKALLSTKVKLMPMESDSTFHRKGNTLLSGNCQNNNVNIKPKSINLSQQGKEGPGILQPFEIYGPNQGSKTMDYSQSSKNIGDRNQVLHPTRNYSYSALKGADAEDQVPHIKDVGSSGKEEPEFHVYEKNRGKSEVNFDSSTLVKEPSLKDNMKAERKSKEGDTYILKASLQPENIESLHKATKNKSWKKPEVQLQETGEVPKNQVQREKYKRVSERISFWEGEKAAATLTHKEPSLSCSQGKPSAKAYQPVKPMDSLSTGQSEYNQVTSKQVVLDESGHTAHLSSFYSSNKSKETRPQISGPCKNYPSVDQSGEASPFQNKINEPIKRLPVAESWHHERDITSPAWQHPSNIGSGTPTPLQKDKSLIGESNPNFKVMSLKEKVDEPNTEQVYNRSQFENLRKFWDLGANPNSEDNVEKNTTTINQKYSVPFNSQKHKGFSDIKSPGKNIHEIGLVPGKKKILAREETEKLNSKCTLQVLPDETVFPLTSSRKSTHHLPGNESSKENVGKNTKWFVTPVFKEEKDYSDHEIQEAIVKTSVLSKDYKDTFNDSLQKLLSEASSLAMHPSGGKAHGKQMSEPDISGNKTWPQDTGFADTKEEDKGHKETINEHVDKTVAPLKVKPNTWTAGLDKLLKEATGTSPCPLPIMLEPVTTRINSEPEEGSRIYEKGIEGSHNTSAYQKEIAPFPKRKETLGIKAFPPKDESGECQLNMEDLHQMPAEGSHPSGQPSCLYRKDSSGDVANSSQEMPSSRDAHLAPQDKALPSRREISETVEKVILPPKSALNDVNAVLQKLLREACSPVEREVVPGEVNAEFPEGVQAAGSPQNSTLWAAMDIMVPDKRGFYSFNVVPDKTHNIGSYLAAPVSPSVQTHLSSDSTVTQEVAEIVRETDIQPKSEFLELSAGLEKLLKEAIETPSSKYESDTGALYPSQLTDRTEVSRQSASEFHPEEIKETVKKCQAPSISESAFDTGFKKLVRETFEAPSSQLQVSVKEETPEKESSQSEKASFLRTVPYCDWTASEASEMKLTSNVFKSHVNQCDEVLGGNEPVTDLSVDLCGSESGVESSRTPQLYMEHKIGVAETINPPEDRNSESEVTGVREGASLEPCSEEAPKAISVVRNRQPISLLGNTEKPTETSNVELILASPCKRQEKTEEKEGFSDSDFSAGDVGSNAESWRKTSSSEEEPSPVLKTLERSAARKMPSKSLEDISSDSPNQAKVDNLPEELVRSAEDDQKADQEPDTNECIPGISTVPSQPDNPFSHPDKLKRMSKSVPAFLQDESDDRETDTASESSYQLSRHKKSPSSLTNLSSSSGMTSLSSVSGSVMSVYSGDFGNLEVKGNIQFAIDYVDSLKELHVFVAQCKDLAAADIKKQRSDPYVKTYLLPDKGKMGKKKTLVVKKTLNPVYNEILRYKIEKQILKTQKLNVSVWHRDTFKRNSFLGEVELDLETWDWDNKQNKQLKWYPLKRKTAPVPLEAENRGEMKLALQYVPEPTPGKKLPTTGEVHIWVKECLDLPQLRGSHLNSFVKCIILPDTSRKSRQKTRAVGKTTNPVFNHTMVYDGFRPEDLTEACVELTVWDHHKLTNQFLGGLRIGFGTGKSYGTEVDWMDSTSEEVALWEKMVNSPNTWIEATLPLRMLLIAKISK, encoded by the exons ATGCCAGAACGCCACTGCATCCCTGCACG CATGGTAAATCCAGCTTCCACTGTGATTGATACCTGGGAAAACACAAGGAAGTCCACTGTGTCTCCAGCTAAG CAAAGGAAGAATCCGTTTAATAGCTCCAAGTTGCCAGAAGATCACTTATCTCAACAAACCAAAGGTGAGACGTCAAAAAATGGAAAGGCTGGTTTCTCTCAGACTTCAAAAgaag GTGAATTGTCAGAGGCAAAAGAAAAGTCACCTATCCCAGATATTTCAAGCCAAAATTTagagaaaccaaaacaaacattTCCAGGCCCTGAGAATGGATCCCCAATCAAAGCTCCAATCCCTAAAGCCAGAAGAATGCTCCACAAATCACAGGAGTTAAAACAAGATGATAAGCAATCTTTTCCTAGACAAGGGACAGACTCTCTGAGCACAAGGGGAGCTCCAAAAGGAATCCTGAAGCGCAATTCCAGTTCCAGCAGCACAGACTCAGAAACAGTTCGTTTTCATCAGAACTTTGAACCCAAAAGCAAAATTGTGTCACCTGGCCTAACCATCCATGAGAGACTTTCTGAGAAGGAGCATTCTTTAGAGGATGACTCCTCCTCACACTCACCAGAGCCATTAAAGCATGTGAGATTCTCTGCAGTGAAGGATGAACTCCCACAGATTCCTGGGCTAAGCCATGGCCGGGAAGTAGGAGAATTTAGTGTTTTAGAATCCGACAGGTTGAAGAATGGAACGGAAGATAATGTGGATGTAGATGAGTTTTGGAATGACGCTAAGCCTTCCCAATCCAGGAAGCCTTTGCCTTTACATCAATCAGCCTCAAGCCCAAGTGCATCAGAAAATGAAACACATCAGCTAGTGACATCTGGTTCTTTTCCAATTAGTGAGCATCAATCTCCCTCAGAAGTTTTAACTGCAAGACCAGAGTCCATTGAGAATCCACCTACCATCAATGAACAGAAAGCTAAATCATCAGAATTATCAAGGCTTGAATCAGAGTTGTCTAAAAGCCCTGCTG ATGGACTGTCTAGTGTTGAGCCTGAGCCATTTCAGGTGCCAGATCACAGTTCTAGAGACCATCAGCAAGGTAAGCCCCCACTTCTCAAGGCTCTAAAAGCTAGGACCTCCTCACACTCTGGTCCATTTGCCACTGAGATAAGGAAGACAACTGATGATTCCATATCTAAAGTCCTAGACTGGTTTAATCGAAGTTCTCATTCAGAAGACAATAAGTCATCTCTCCAACATCCccaaagaatagaatcgaaagaagaaacaaactcaGAATCACAGACTGCTACTGTCTTGGTGACAGATGACACCAGTGTAAAAGAAAATGGCTCAAAGGCTCTCTTATCCACCAAAGTTAAATTGATGCCTATGGAATCTGATTCAACATTCCACAGGAAGGGAAATACGCTGCTTTCTGGAAATTGccaaaataataatgtaaatataaaaccCAAATCTATTAATTTGTCCCAACAAGGCAAGGAAGGTCCAGGCATATTGCAACCTTTTGAAATCTATGGCCCAAATCAAGGGAGTAAAACTATGGACTATAGCCAAAGTTCAAAAAACATAGGAGACAGAAATCAGGTACTTCACCCTACCAGAAACTATTCCTACAGTGCTCTCAAAGGAGCTGATGCAGAAGACCAAGTTCCACACATTAAGGATGTTGGCAGTTCAGGTAAAGAAGAGCCTGAATTTcatgtttatgaaaaaaatagaggaaagtcAGAAGTGAATTTTGACTCTTCAACACTTGTCAAAGAACCAAGTTTGAAAGACAAcatgaaagcagagagaaagagcaaagaaggGGATACATACATCCTGAAAGCTTCTTTACAGCCAGAGAACATTGAGTCCCTACATAAGGCTACCAAAAACAAATCTTGGAAGAAGCCTGAAGTCCAATTACAAGAAACTGGTGAGGTTCCCAAGAACCAGGTGCaaagagagaaatacaaaagagttAGTGAAAGAATATCTTTCTGGGAAGGTGAGAAAGCTGCTGCTACGTTAACTCATAAAGAACCATCACTGTCATGCAGTCAAGGGAAACCTTCTGCTAAAGCGTATCAGCCTGTAAAGCCCATGGACAGTTTATCTACAGGCCAGAGTGAATATAATCAAGTCACTAGCAAACAAGTGGTCCTAGATGAAAGTGGCCACACAGCCCATCTCTCCAGTTTTTATTCCTCgaataaatcaaaagaaaccaGGCCCCAGATATCAGGCCCATGCAAAAATTACCCTTCAGTTGACCAATCAGGTGAAGCATCTCCATTTCAGAATAAGATAAATGAACCTATAAAAAGATTGCCAGTGGCAGAGAGTTGGCATCATGAAAGGGACATTACTTCACCAGCATGGCAACATCCTTCAAATATTGGGAGTGGAACTCCTACTCCTTTGCAGAAAGACAAATCTCTAATTGGTGAATCGAATCCCAACTTTAAAGTTATGTCCCTAAAAGAAAAAGTGGATGAACCCAATACAGAACAGGTCTATAACCGCTCTCAATTTGAGAATTTGAGAAAGTTTTGGGACTTAGGAGCCAATCCAAACAGTGAAGATAATGTTGAAAAGAATACTACCACAATAAACCAGAAATATTCGGTGCCTTTTAATAGCCAGAAACACAAAGGATTCAGTGACATTAAATCACCAGGAAAGAACATCCATGAAATAGGGCTGGttccaggtaaaaaaaaaattctggcaagagaggaaacagagaaattaaattcaaagtgCACACTCCAGGTGTTACCAGATGAAACCGTATTTCCATTGACATCATCCAGAAAGTCTACTCATCATTTGCCAGGAAACGAGTCATCAAAGGAAAATGTGGGAAAGAATACAAAATGGTTTGTTACGCCAGTGTTCAAGGAAGAAAAGGATTACTCAGACCACGAGATTCAAGAAGCCATCGTTAAAACGAGTGTTTTGTCTAAAGACTACAAAGACACTTTTAATGACAGCTTACAGAAGCTACTTTCAGAAGCTTCATCACTAGCCATGCATCCTTCTGGTGGAAAAGCTCATGGAAAACAAATGTCAGAACCAgatatttctggaaataaaacATGGCCTCAAGATACAGGTTTTGCTGATACTAAGGAAGAAGACAAAGGACATAAGGAGACCATTAATGAGCATGTAGATAAAACAGTAGCTCCTCTGAAGGTTAAGCCGAACACTTGGACTGCTGGTCTAGACAAACTCCTGAAGGAAGCAACTGGAACTTCACCCTGTCCCTTGCCAATCATGTTGGAGCCTGTTACTACTAGGATCAACTCTGAGCCTGAAGAGGGTAGTAGAATTTatgaaaaaggaatagaagggagtCACAACACATCAGCCTATCAGAAAGAAATAGCTCCTTTTCCAAAGCGGAAAGAAACTTTGGGAATTAAAGCTTTCCCCCCAAAAGATGAAAGTGGTGAGTGCCAACTCAACATGGAGGACTTACATCAGATGCCTGCAGAAGGTTCTCACCCATCAGGTCAACCTTCCTGTCTTTACAGAAAAGATTCTTCTGGGGATGTGGCCAACTCTTCCCAAGAGATGCCTTCTTCCAGGGATGCTCATCTTGCTCCCCAGGATAAGGCATTACCATCGAGAAGGGAAATTTCAGAAACTGTAGAAAAAGTCATTCTTCCACCTAAATCTGCCCTGAATGATGTAAATGCTGTATTACAAAAGCTACTTAGAGAAGCATGTTCCCCAGTTGAGAGGGAAGTAGTGCCTGGAGAAGTAAACGCAGAATTTCCTGAAGGAGTACAGGCAGCAGGTAGCCCCCAAAATTCTACATTGTGGGCTGCAATGGACATTATGGTTCCAGACAAAAGGGGATTTTATTCCTTCAATGTAGTCCCTGATAAAACTCATAACATTGGATCTTATTTAGCTGCCCCAGTATCTCCATCAGTACAAACTCACCTTTCATCTGATTCCACTGTCACTCAGGAAGTAGCAGAAATTGTAAGGGAGACAGATATTCAACCTAAATCAGAGTTCCTAGAACTCAGTGCTGGGTTAGAAAAACTACTGAAGGAAGCAATTGAAACCCCCTCCTCAAAATATGAAAGTGATACAGGGGCTCTTTATCCATCACAGTTAACAGATAGAACTGAGGTGTCCAGGCAAAGTGCTTCTGAATTCCATCCTGAGGAAAtcaaagaaacagtaaaaaagtGTCAGGCTCCATCAATATCAGAGAGTGCTTTTGATACTGGTTTTAAGAAACTTGTTAGAGAAACCTTTGAAGCTCCTTCTTCCCAGCTCCAGGTGTCAGTGAAGGAAGAAACTCCTGAGAAGGAGTCTTCCCAGTCCGAGAAAGCCAGTTTCTTGAGGACAGTACCCTATTGTGACTGGACAGCCTCAGAGGCCTCTGAAATGAAGCTTACGAGTAATGTTTTCAAATCTCACGTCAACCAGTGCGATGAAGTGCTGGGAGGCAATGAACCTGTGACTGATTTATCAGTAGATCTTTGTGGTTCTGAAAGTGGGGTTGAGAGCTCTAGAACCCCACAGCTTTATATGGAACATAAAATAGGAGTCGCTGAAACTATAAACCCCCCAGAGGACAGGAATAGTGAAAGTGAGGTTACAGGTGTTCGAGAAGGAGCTTCTCTGGAGCCTTGCTCAGAAGAAGCTCCTAAAGCAATTAGTGTGGTCAGAAATAGGCAACCCATTTCTCTCCTGGGAAACACAGAAAAACCTACAGAAACAAGCAACGTTGAATTGATTCTGGCATCACCATGTAAGagacaagagaaaacagaagaaaaagaaggtttCTCTGACTCTGATTTTTCAGCTGGAGACGTGGGTTCCAATGCAGAAAGCTGGAGAAAAACCTCCA GTTCAGAAGAAGAACCCAGTCCTGTCTTGAAAACTTTGGAAAGGAGTGCTGCTAGGAAAATGCCTTCCAAAAGTCTAGAAGACATTTCATCAGATTCACCAA ATCAAGCTAAAGTAGATAATCTGCCTGAAGAATTAGTACGTAGTGCTGAAGATG ATCAAAAAGCAGATCAGGAACCAGATACAAATGAATGCATACCAGGAA TTTCCACAGTGCCTTCACAACCTGATAATCCATTTTCCCACCCTGACAAACTCAAAAGGATGAGCAAGTCCGTTCCAGCATTTCTCCAAGATGAG AGTGATGACAGAGAAACAGATACAGCATCAGAAAGCAGTTACCAGCTCAGCAGACACAAGAAGAGCCCAAGCTCTTTAACCAATCTTAGCAGCTCCTCTGGCATGACGTCCCTCTCGTCT GTGAGCGGCAGTGTGATGAGCGTATACAGTGGAGACTTTGGCAATCTGGAAGTAAAAGGAAATATTCAGTTTGCCATCGACTATGTGGACTCACTGAAGGAGTTACATGTCTTTGTGGCCCAGTGTAAAGACCTAGCAGCAGCGGATATTAAAAAACAACGCTCAGATCC ATATGTAAAGACCTATTTGTTACCAGACAAGGGCAAAATGGGCAAGAAGAAAACACTTGTAGTGAAGAAGACTTTGAATCCTGTGTATAATGAGATATTGCGG TATAAAATCGAAaagcaaatcttaaaaacacaaaaactgaacGTCTCCGTTTGGCATCGGGATACATTTAAGCGTAATAGTTTTCTAGGGGAAGTGGAACTGGACTTGGAAACTTGGGACTGGGAcaacaaacagaacaaacaatTGAAGTGGTACCCTCTGAAGCGAAAG ACTGCACCAGTTCCCCTTGAAGCAGAAAACAGAGGTGAAATGAAGTTAGCTCTCCAGTACGTCCCAGAGCCAACTCCTG GTAAAAAGCTTCCTACAACGGGAGAAGTGCACATCTGGGTAAAGGAATGTCTTGATCTACCACAGCTAAGGGGCAGCCATCTAAATTCTTTTGTTAAATG TATCATCCTTCCAGATACAAGTAGGAAAAGTCGCCAGAAAACAAGAGCTGTAGGGAAAACCACCAATCCTGTCTTCAACCACACCATGGTGTATGATGGATTCAGGCCTGAAGACCTGACAGAAGCCTGTGTAGAGCTTACTGTCTGGGACCATCACAAATTAACCAACCAGTTTTTGGGAGGTCTTCGGATTGGCTTTGGAACAG gtAAAAGCTATGGTACTGAAGTGGATTGGATGGACTCTACATCAGAAGAAGTTGCTCTCTGGGAAAAGATGGTAAATTCCCCCAACACTTGGATTGAAGCAACCCTGCCTCTCAGAATGCTGTTGATTGCCAAGATTTCAAAATGA